Below is a window of Stappia sp. DNA.
GCGACACCACCTCGCCCGCATTGCGCTGCGCGAAGAAGGTGAGCGGCAGGAACAGGGCATGCTCGAAGGCGCGCGCGGCGATCACCACGCCGATCTTCAACTTGAGCCCGGCCACGATCCATTCGCGCAGACCCGCGAGCGCGACCTGCACGAGAACGGTGACCACGAGGGCCGCCAGAATGACCTCCAGCCATTCCACGCGCCCCTCGGCCACCACATAATCGGAATAGGTCTGGATCGCACCCGACAGCACGAGCCCCGGCACGATGCCGACCACGCCGCACAGGAACACGATGCCCATGGCGTCCCAGGAGCCCGACGCCTGGCGCAGCAACGCCGGCAGGATGCGCGGACGCACGCCGCCGGCTTCAAAATCCGGCCCCGGCACCATGACGAGCACCAGCCCGGTCAGGCTGCGGTCCATCTCCGCCCGGTCGACCACGCGCCGCCCCACCGCCGGATCGCGCAGCACGTAGCGGTCGCCATGCACGGCTTCCAGAACGACGAAATGGTTGAAATTCCAGTGCAGAACGGCGGGAAGCGGCAGCTCGGCGAGTGTGTCGGGCTCGCGCCGCACGGCCTTGACCCTGAGACCGTAGCTTTCGCCGGCCCGGGCGAGTGCCGCCGCGTCCACGCCGTCGCGCGACGTGCCGCAGCGCTCGCGGGCGTCCTCCAGCGGGATCTCGCGCCCGTGCGCGCTCAGCACCATGGTCAGACAGGCGGCGCCGCATTCGGTCGCCTCCATCTGCAGCACCGTGCGCGGTGACTTCACGCCCGCGCTCATTCGCGCCGCCCCGTCCAGTCGTCCTCGGGAAGATGCAGGAACCGCTTGAAGGCCGGCACCGCCAGCGCCAGCAGCGGCCGCCGCTCCACCGTCACCCGCGCCTCGAAGGGCGTGCCCGGCGTGAGCGCGATGTGTGGCGACCGCGTCGTCGTCCAGGCATAGCCCGCCCCGTCGTCGCCGGCGGGCTCGAAGGTCAGGCGCACCTCGAACACGGGGCCGCTCGCCGTCACCTTCTCGACCAGCGTGTCGTCACCGAGCGCGGTGCGCAAGCTGTCGGTGGACACCGGCACGTCGGAGACCTCCGCCACCCGGGCGATCAGCCGATCGTGCCGGTCGACGGGCAGATCGGCGGGCGTCACCAGCGCCCGATCGTCGGCGGCAAGCCGCTTGCCCGCCTGAAGCGGGACGAAGGCGAGCGCCTCGAGCCGGCCGGTGGCGGCGGCATCTCCGGTCATGATCTCGAAGACCGGCGCGCCCGGCGCGACCAGCGCGCCGGGACGCGTGTTGATCGCCGTGACCACGCCGCCGGCATCCGCCTTGATCACCGACCCGGCGGTGAGAATGGCGCGGGCGGCGGCCAGATCCGCCGCCACGCGCTCGATTTCGAGCTGGTCCTGCAGGGCCGCGCGCTTGCGCGCCGAGGCCGCTTCCTCGCGGCGCATGTCGAGCGCCACGCGCTCGGCTTGCGCGGCGGCGAGATCGTCGCCCGCCGCCCCGGCCGCGATCCGTGCGGTGGAGACCGCGTCCTTCGACACCACGCCGTCGGCCTGCAGCTTCTGAAGATCAGCGAGCCGCTTCTGCAGCCAGTCGTATTTTCCGGACAGGGCCGCGATCCGCGTCTCCAGCGCCCGGGTCTGCCGGTCGAAGGAGGCCGTCTCGGCCCGCGCGTCGGCCTCGCGCAGCCGTGCCTTGTGTTCGGCGCTGCGCTTGAGATCCTTGAGCATGCGCGTGTTCTTGGCGACCTCGGCCTCGCGCTCGGGCAGCACGAGGCGCGCCAGCACGTCGCCGGGCGCGACCGTCTGGCCGGGACGCACCGGGATCTGCGCGATGTAGCCCGCCGCACTCGCCGCGACCGGGGTCACCAGGGTGCCACCGCCGCGCACCAGCACGCCGTTGCCCTCGACATGGATCGGAACGTCGATGAAGGCGCTCCAGGTGACGGCGCCGGCCAGCGCGGTGGCGAGGGCCGCCGCGGTCAGGCGTGTCGCGCCGCTCGACACGCGCATCGTGCGTTGCACGTCCTCCACGCGCGTGGCGGCCTGCAGCGCTTCCTTGCGAAAGAACGATTTCGTCATGCCACTCCCCTTCAGCTCGGGAAACATGACAAGGGTCGTCCTCAAACCGGGTTAAACGCAGCGCCTTCCGCAACGCCCTCCTCTGCTTGTGGTGAAGGAACGGTGAATATGCGACGTCCGGCGGCGGCCCGTCGCGCGCCACCCCGCGTCCCATGGCGCACGCACGCCGGCGCCCATGCCGGCCAGGCGGTTCGCGCCGGTGCCGGCAAAAAAGACGCCCCCGCCGGTCGCCCGGCGGAGGCGTGTCGTGCCGCCCGGTCCCGCTCAGGCCCGGGAAAGCGGCTCAAAGCGCCAGATACTCCTGGCGCAGCTCTTCGTTGTCGAGCACGTCCTGCGCGGTGCCGTCGAAGACAATCTCGCCCATGTCGAGAATGAGCGCCCGATCCGCCAGATGGAGCGCCGCGATCGCGTTCTGCTCGACGATGATCGTCGTCATGCCGAGCGACTTGATCTCCTCCAGCGTCTTCTCGATCTCCTGAACGATCACCGGCGCGAGGCCCTCGTAGGGCTCGTCGAGCAACAGCAGCTTGACGTCGCGGGCGAGCACGCGGGCCAGCGCCAGCATCTGCTGCTCGCCGCCCGACATGGTGGTCGCCTCCTGCGTCTTGCGTTCGGCCAGGCGGGGAAACAGCTCGTAGATGCGCTCCAGCGACCAGCCGTGCGGCGGGGCGATCTGCGCCAGCCGCAGGTTT
It encodes the following:
- a CDS encoding NHLP bacteriocin system secretion protein, which encodes MTKSFFRKEALQAATRVEDVQRTMRVSSGATRLTAAALATALAGAVTWSAFIDVPIHVEGNGVLVRGGGTLVTPVAASAAGYIAQIPVRPGQTVAPGDVLARLVLPEREAEVAKNTRMLKDLKRSAEHKARLREADARAETASFDRQTRALETRIAALSGKYDWLQKRLADLQKLQADGVVSKDAVSTARIAAGAAGDDLAAAQAERVALDMRREEAASARKRAALQDQLEIERVAADLAAARAILTAGSVIKADAGGVVTAINTRPGALVAPGAPVFEIMTGDAAATGRLEALAFVPLQAGKRLAADDRALVTPADLPVDRHDRLIARVAEVSDVPVSTDSLRTALGDDTLVEKVTASGPVFEVRLTFEPAGDDGAGYAWTTTRSPHIALTPGTPFEARVTVERRPLLALAVPAFKRFLHLPEDDWTGRRE